The Rhinolophus sinicus isolate RSC01 linkage group LG07, ASM3656204v1, whole genome shotgun sequence genomic interval ACAGGGATTCGAACTTTTCCACCTCCCGGGCCTCAGCAATTCCGAATTGCCAAACCACAGGCCAGCAACAGGGGGAGCCAGACCACAGGCCGCGCCCCCGCGCGAGGTTGGTATCCTCGCGACTTCTCCTCGGGCGAGGGCAGGGCCCTCCAGAAAGGCACTAGAAAAGGCCTGGGGCCTGGTTCTCCCCGGTATATCGTAGATCTACACCTCAATCCCCATCCCACCCAGCCCTGAgctgagttctgaaacgttgtCAGCTTTCCCAGATGCGAATGAGCTATGCGACCGCCAAGTGAGGAACTCCGCACACCGGGCGGGACTGGCTGGAGTAAGCACTGGTGGCCAGGGAAGCCGAGGTGCGAATGCCTCGCTTTGGGATAGGTGTCACTGCATTTGTTCGGCGCGTTTGCATTTTGGAAACACTTAGACCCACATTCTCACATTTCTCTGCTTTCAGGGCCTCGTGCAAAGCTGCAGAGGTGGCCTCCTTCTTTAGAACATTTCCCTAGGCTAAACTGCATCGGAGCAGCGGGTGATGGTGCAGTTGGCAGCAGATGGTACCAGGTTTGGAAACACACCCCCACGGCATATTACGTATTCGAATTCACAAGTACTAAGGGGTATTCAAGAATGGGTGGCCGAGGTcaccctgttttttttttttccatttaaataactCAACTGTTTAATCGTAAATCAAAGCTCCAAGACCAGCTTTTGCGAGGGGCGCTGACGAttgagaaaaggggagagagagagagagagagagagagagagagagagagagagagagagagagagagagagagagaggtgcgTGCAGGCAAGAAGGACAGAAGCAAAGGCTTCCACTGCGGAAGGGTGGGGAAGAACGGGGACGTGGGGGCTGCGTCCGCCTGCATAAAGCCCTCGGAGTCTGGAGTCTCCAGCTTCTGGCCTCTAGGCCTGAGCCTCGCCAGTCGCGCCCCGCGCTCATCCTAGCTCGGATCGCACAGGAGAGACTGCGTGGTTTGAGCTGGAGTGCGGCCCCGCACTTTGCCAATCCCGCTTGTGCCCCGGCCTCCTCCACGGCCGACAGCGGCCAGACCCGGGCTCGCAGCACCTTCTCGGGCTCCGCGCGCCTCCCAGCCTCGGGTCTGGCGGCTTCCCCAGTGGGCTCACATCCTCCCCGCGCCCTCCCGCATGTCAGCTGGGACGCGCGTCTCAGCCGGCGCGGTTGCCGGGGGCACGCGAGGCGAGGTGTGGGGCCTTTTCTGCGACCCTGGACTCTTCTTGGGGCGAGGTCCGGAAGCTGAGATTCCgctgggaggaaaggggaagtcgaaatctctgaaaagaaaggaaatggcttCATTCGTGGCCAAACGCTGAGCGCGGGGCCGAGTGCACGGAGCCCGAGGCCTGGCCGGGAGGTTCATCCGACGCCTGCTTGACTCGGGCCCAAGCAGCCTgcgtctctctccctccttccttccttccttctcccccgcCCCTTGTCCCCTTGTTTCTCCTTTAGTTTtcacatgtgttttaaaatttcatatgtgGGCACGTTTAAAAAGCAATTTCGCATTTTAAAGTCGGCAGCAGCACAGGGAGAATTACAAATCGGATTGGATTTAATTAGCTGGTAATGCTCCTCTCATGCCCCCATAATTAAACAGAGATTCTAGTGGTGCTTCAGGGCCCACAAGTGATTATTACaagcatattttacatttacattaaaatgctGTCCCGGGGGTGTAATCCAAGATCTGGCACCATTCAAACCTGAGTACTGAGGCCAGAACACTGCTCCCCAGCCTTGGAAAGACGGCTTGTGGGGGCCGTTGTTTAGTTTCCGTGGCTGATTTTTGGTGCGGTTCTGTTTTCCGAGGAGTAAGGAAAGACAGCTGATGGCTCTCGAGGCCTCTTTGTATCCGGCCAGGGCTCTTTCAGCCTCAGACTCCACCGAGACCCACgccaaaataataattaaaaaaatttaagtgtgaATTTATGCAAAACCTAGAGCCACTTTTGTGGTTCCCTACTACACACAGAGGGGCATATCTAGCACAAGCGTTATCTTTAGCCCCGACAGCAGACCGACTGGTTGCCCTGCGGGCGG includes:
- the LOC109448106 gene encoding uncharacterized protein LOC109448106, which gives rise to MTGGSFVPYPVSMPSQSLASSTRRAIRLLRAVDLAGLVVLVRRATAPRRRHSTEGPRRQSGAPLILDGEKGGGGGPGCGPSREAGLGHLQEISTSPFLPAESQLPDLAPRRVQGRRKGPTPRLACPRQPRRLRRASQLTCGRARGGCEPTGEAARPEAGRRAEPEKVLRARVWPLSAVEEAGAQAGLAKCGAALQLKPRSLSCAIRARMSAGRDWRGSGLEARSWRLQTPRALCRRTQPPRPRSSPPFRSGSLCFCPSCLHAPLSLSLSLSLSLSLSLSLSLSLPFSQSSAPLAKAGLGALIYD